In a genomic window of Mycteria americana isolate JAX WOST 10 ecotype Jacksonville Zoo and Gardens unplaced genomic scaffold, USCA_MyAme_1.0 Scaffold_46, whole genome shotgun sequence:
- the LOC142403841 gene encoding olfactory receptor 14J1-like, whose protein sequence is MSNSSSITQFLLLAFADTRELQLLHFWLFLGMYLAALLGNGLIITAVACDHRLHTPMYFFLLNLSVLDLGSISTTVPKSMANSLWDTRDISYAGCVVQVFFFLFFITAEYSLLTVMAYDRYLAICKPLHYGTLLGSRACLKMAAAAWGSGFLHAVLHTANTFSIPLCQVNALDQFFCEIPQVLKFSCSHSYIREVGLLVLSIFLYFGCFVFIVLSYVQIFRAVLRIPSEQGRHKAFSTCLPHLAVVSLFLSTGTFAYVKPPSISSPSLDVVVAILYAVVPPTVNPLIYSMRNKDLKDALWNLF, encoded by the coding sequence atgtccaacagcagctccatcacccagttcctcctcctggcatttgcagacacacgggagctgcagctcttgcacttctggctcttcctgggcatgtacctggctgccctcctgggcaatggcctcatcatcactgctgtagcctgtgaccaccgcctccacacccccatgtacttcttcctcctcaacctctctgttcttgacctgggctccatctccaccactgttcccaaatccatggccaattccctgtgggacaccagggatatctcctatgcaggatgtgttgtacaagtctttttcttcctcttctttatcacagcagagtattctctcctcacagtaATGGCCTACGATCGTTAcctggccatctgcaaacccctgcactacgggaccctcctgggcagcagagcttgtctcaaaatggcagcagctgcctggggcagtgggtttctccatgctgtgctgcacacagccaatacattttccatacccctctgccaagtcaatgccctggaccagttcttctgtgaaatcccccaggtCCTCAAgttctcctgctcacactcctacatCAGGGAAGTTGGGCTGCTTGTgcttagcatttttctttattttggatgctttgttttcattgtgctgtcctacgtgcagatcttcagggccgtgctgaggatcccctctgagcagggacggcacaaagccttctccacgtgcctccctcacctggctgtggtgtccttgtttctcagcactggcacatttgcctacgtgaagcccccctccatctcctctccatcactGGATGTGGTGGTGGCAATCCTATATGCGGTAGTTCCTCCAACAGTGAACcctctcatctacagcatgaggaacaaggacctcAAGGATGCTCTGTGGAATCTATTTTAA